Part of the bacterium genome, CATCGTCACCACCACCCTCGTCAGCGGCGGCCACGAGCCGCGATACGCCATCGGCTCCGTCAACACCGCCGAGTTCTTCGTCACCGTCTCCCAGGCGGTGACCTTTCTGTCCATAGTCGGTTTCACCGAGTTCTGGCCCGTCATCGTCGGACTCCTGGGCGGCGGGGTGATAGCCGCCCCCTTCGCCGCCTGGGTCTGCAAAAAGATCCCCCCAAAGGTGATGCTGATTCTGGTCGGCTGCCTGATCTTCATCACCAGCAGCTACAACCTGTGGAAGGGTCTGGATAAGCTGTTCGCCGGCTAGCCGGTCAACCCGCCCCTGCGCCTGAACGACGCACGACCTACCCGTAGTGGCGACCGTCCACGGTCGCCCGCGGGCCGACCTGAACGGCGCGCCGTCGGTCGGCCCCTACTTCACCGCAATTCGCGGCGGCCCGCGGGGGATGCATCCCACGGGGCCGCCCTACGTCATCGCAACATCACAGGCCGGGGTGAGCGGTGAAGCGGCCTCCCTCTCCCCGTGGGAGGCCTGCGAAGCGCGGGACTGAGGGTGAGGGCTGCCTTAGAAAAAGCGGCGGGGACTAATATCCCCCCCTACATTTAGGCACCCGGCGGTGGATAAATAATCACGGGCGGGTGTGGACACCCGCCCCTACGGTAAAAAAAAGGCCCGCAGCGGGGCCGCTTTTCACTTGCACAGCTTCCCGTACAATTCCCGCCGTCGCCCGGCGAAGAGGTCGTTCCCCCGCACGATCTTGTCCTCGGCCAGGGCGGTGTCCATCTCCACGCTGAAGAACCTTTCCCCGTCCTCATCGGCCCGCCCCAGTACCTCCCCCGCCGGGGTGACCACCTGACTCCGACCGATGAACCGCATCGGTTCGCCCCGCCACTCCTCCACGCCCACCCGGTCGGCCGTCACGGCGTAAACCCGGTTCTCCAGGCAGCGGGTGACCATGGCGTCGGGGCAGTGGGGCAGCACGAGGTTCGCCGGGTGGCAGAGGACCGTCGCCCCACGCAGGGTGAGAATCCGCGCCGTTTCAGGGTAAATCCAGTCGAAGCAGATCATCAGGCCGATTTTGGTTCCCAAGAGTTCGACCGGCTCGGGCTCCCCGTCCCCCGGGGTGAAAATCTCCGGCTCGAAGCCGAAGAGGTGCAGCTTCCGGTAGCCGGCCTTGGGACCGTCGGGCCCGACGAGAAGGGCGCTGTTGAAGAGCCTTCCGCCGTCCAGCTCGGGCAGCCCGACGACGTAATGGGCGCCGGTCCGGCGGGCCAGTTCGCGGAGAACCCCGGCGGTCGGCCCGTCCAGCGGCTCGGCCGCGGCCCGCATCGCCGCCGCCTCCAGGCAGTAACCCGAGGTGGCCAGCTCCGGCAGGACGACGAGGTCGGCCCGGTGGGGGGTGAGGAGCTCGACCATCCGCCGCCGGTTGAGCTCCGGGTCACCGGGGCGGGGTTCGAACTGGAGATAGCCGACGGTCAGCTTCATCGTAAAGGGAGCTTGAAGCTCCACACTGTTCCGCGACGAGAGTCTTTGGTTATTCGAACGATTACCGCCGCGAGCGACGCCTGGTTACTCATCCAGGTTGGGGTGAGTAGCCCGGCGGGGAATCGTGCCGCTCACTGCAGGTAGCCGACGGCGCGCAGGTTCTCGAGCTGGGCCGCCGTTTCCTCGTGGCTCAGACCGGCCGCCCCCGGGTTGTACGTGTCGCGCAGCTCGGCCTGCTCCGCGTCGTACTCCTCGATCAGCCCCAGGAGACGGTCGCGGCTCTCGGGGTGCTCATCCCCCGCTTCGTCCCGCTGGGTCGTATCCTCGTGCGTGAAGTAGAAGACGTCGCCGGTGTCGCGGTCCAGGATGAGCGATCCCTCCGGCGCGTGGACGGTTATCTGGTGGGAGGGCCGTTTTATCTGCACGAGATTCTTCTCGTCGCTATGTTCGGCGAAGACCACCCGCTCGGGATCGGGGGGGAGGAGCAGCGAGCACCCGACGAGGGGCCCTTTGTCGTACTCCACGCCGAGCGCGTCCAGGACGGTGGGGAAGATGTCGGCGATGCTCACCCGGTCGTCGCGGACCACCCCCTCGGGGAAGACCCCGGGCCAACGGACGATGAGCGGCACCCGCACCACCTCTTCGTACATGGTCCGACCGTGACCCCAGCCGCCGTGGTCCCAGAGCTCCTCGCCGTGGTCAGCCGCGAAGAAGATCGCGGTGTTCGCGAGCGCCCCGCCCTCCCCCAGGGCGTCCAGCATCCGGCCGATTATCTCGTCCTCGTAGCGCACCTCGCCCCGGTAGAGCTCGATAATCCTCCGGCGGTCGTCGCCCTGGATGACGTCGGGACCCTGTTCCCTTATCACGCCGGCGAAATCGTTGCCGAGAAACCTCCCCATCGGTCCCTCGTAAACCCAGTCGGGCACGAAGCGGTCCGGCGGGACGTAGGGCACGTGGGGGTCGAAGAGATGGACGTAGGCGAAGGTCCCGCCTCCGGGCGTGAGCCTGGAACTGAGCTCCACCGCCAACTCCGGGGTGACGACCTTCGTTTGCTGCATGTCGCATCGCAGGATGAGCTGGCCCAGATTGTAGGAGAGCCAGGCGTAGAGGGGGCCGGTGGAGGAGGACAGGATGCCCAGCATCGGGGTGCGGAAGATGTCGTAGTTGACGTAGCCGTCGAAGCCCGCGTAGAGGTTGGTGCAGGGGAGGACGGCCGTGTTGCAAAACAGAGCCCAGCAGCGATACCCCTCGCGGGACAAGAGACCCTGCAGGTTCGGAAGGGCGTTGGGGAGCGGACGGAAACCGTTCACGCCGTGGACGACGTGGGAGGTCCCGGTGTAGATCGAGGCGACGGCGGGGAGGGTCCAGTTGGAGGTCGAGTAGCACCGGTCGAAGCGTACACCCGCCGCGGCCAGGCGGTCGAGGTTGGGCGTGGGCACTTCGCCGCCGAAGGTGGAGGCGATGTCGGCCCGGTGGGCGTCGGAGATGATGACGAGGATGTTGGGCCCCGGCGAGGTCGCGGGCTCTTCGCCGTAGGTGAAGTTCCCGAGGTCGAAGAGGTAGAAGACGACGAAGAGGAGGATCGCGGCGCCCAGGAGCCACCCGGCGGCGCGCCTGATCCAGTGCTCGATCCTGGACCATTTTATCGCCACCAGGACCAGGGCCGCGCCTACGACCAGGCCCACCACGAAACCGAGAAGGGTGCGGAGATGGGTGAAGAGCGTCCCCACCTCCACGGGCAACCCCAGCACGCCGGTCGTCACCGCCGCCGCGGCGATGAGGCCGATGCGCTCCCGCCAGGCATCGGACAGCGGCCTGACGTTCTCGGTCACGAGGGTGGCGATGAGCGCGACGACCAGGGACGCCGCGGCGCCGATGACGGGGAAGTAAAAGAGAGCCCCGATGATGAAGAGCAGCGTCTGGTGGAAGCCGTCACCGATGAGGCCCCAGACGACGTTCCCGCCGCCCAGGATGAGCTGGGCGAGGAAGTAGTAAGCCGTGTAGGCGTAACTTACCAAAACGCCGAAGAGGGTCAGGCGCCAGATTTTTGCCAAAGTCGTCCGGAAGTCCACTTCTCACGGTCCTTGGATAGGCGTTGCCATCGCGCCCGAATTATAGCAGATGTAATTCCCGATGACGGGTCCGGCGAGATCCTATAAATGGCGCCGCTCCCGCGGCTGTGCTAAAATTCCACCCAATGTACGACGGCCTCACCCTTTCCTCCTACCTCTCCCGCTGGCGGCCCCTCCTCGAGGGGGCGAAGGTGATAGACGCCCTCATCCTGGACGCCGCCGACCGCTCGACCAACGCGGAGCTGGAGGACGAACTGCGCGCCGGTGCGGCGGTGGTGTTCGTCCTGGGCGGGGGCGGGGAGGAGCGGGAGCTGGTCTTCGTCAACCCCGGGGCCCGGTCCGGCGTGTTCCTCTGGAAAAAGGCGGGGCTGCGGTGGGCCAAGCCCAGGAGTGTGCGTCGGAAACAGGAGGCCGGTTTTCTGCGCCGCCGCCTGGCAGGGGCGGTGGTCAGCGCGGCGCAGCAGCACGGGCGGGATCGCCTGTTCCGCCTGTATCTCCGGGGGAGCGACGAGCTGGGCGACCCCGCCTCCCTGGCGCTCCATTTCAGCCTCACCGGACGCCGGGCGAACCTCGTCCTCGAAGCGGAGCAGAGGGTCATCTACGCCTTGCGGTCCGGTCCCCGCTACGGGGAGCCGTTCCAACCGGTTTCGGGAGGGGTCGGGACGGTGGGGGAGTACGTTGCGGGGCGGCGCAGCGGGGAAATTACTCCCCGGCGCAAGCGGAGCCTGGCCGGGGAGCTTGTCGTCGGCGTGGACGGCGTCTCCTCCACGGCGGTCACCGAGCTCTTCCGGCGGCTCTCCCTGGCGCCCGACGTGGTTTTCGACCAGCTCAACGCGGAGGCACTCGACCTCCTGGCCGCGGAGGGGGACCGGCTCATCGCCTCGGCGGACGAGGTGCGGTTCTACCCCGCCTCGGGGGTCGTCTCCTCCCTGTCGCTCCTCGGCCTGGGCGAGTCGCGCCCGGCGACGGAGGAGGACGAGACGTTCCTGGTCGCCCGTTTCGAGCGGGAGCACCGCCGCGCGACCCTCGCCGCCCGGCTCCGGGGTGAGTTGGACCGCATCTCCGGTCGTCGGCGGAAGGCCGCCCGGGACAAGGCGGACGCCCTGGACAAGGCGGCCGGCGCCGACGATCTCATGCACGCCGGTCAACAGCTCCTGGCCTCCAGTGACGTCCGTGGGGCCGCCCCCGCCGACCTCACCCTGCCCGAGGGCCGCACCGTCCCCCTGGATCCGGAGGCCAGCCGCCTGGTCAACGCCCAGCGGCTTTTCGAACGGGCGAAGCGGAACCGGCGCGCCCGGGAACACGCCGGCATGCTGGACGACCTGATCGCGTCCCTCGACGCCGAGTACGGCGAGCTCGCGGCGGCGTTGGCCCCCGACGCCCCCCTCGGGGCCCTCGCGGACCTCTACGCGCGGTACGTCGAGTCGGAGAGACCTACGGAGAAAGGCGGACGCGCCCTCCCGGCCAAAGTAGGCCGTCGGGAGCTGCCCGGGGGATTCACCCTCTACTGGGGACGCGACGGGCACGCGAACCAGTTCGTGACCTTCCAGTTGGCCCGCCCGGGCGACGTCTGGTTCCACGTCCAGCAGGGCTCCGGCGCCCACGTGGTCGTGCGCCGACCGGACCGCGAGGCCCCCCTCCCCCCCGACGTCATCGAGGAGGCGGCCGGGCTGGCACTTAAAAACTCCGCCATGCGCACCGCCGCCCACGTGCCCGTCGTTTACACCGAGCGGAGGTACGTCCGCCACCGCCGGGGGGCCCCCGGGTCGGTGTTCTACGAGCGGGAGAAGGTCATTTACATGGACGGCGGCACTTAGGGCCCGCGGGTTCGGGTGGAGCGATTATCCCCATCGGTGCAGCTTAGAGTAGACTAAATGCCTGGCTCCCGCTTCCGCGTTGGAATATTTCTTCCAACGCGTATATAATATTTATGGGCAGATAGAAAGCAGATTCTGCTCCAATCCTTTTTATTTTGCGGAAGGGGTGGCGTTACAAGGACTTAGCTCGTCGCACACAGCCTCGAGTCCATTAACAAATTTACTCGTGGCGGCGATCGCTTATACGGAGGGGAGTATGAACGAGAGTCGAGCGACGTTTCAGGGTGAGGTCGTCCACTGCAGGAAGACGTCCAAGAACGAATTCACGCTAATCGTGCCGAGAATCATGGTCGAGCGGGACCTCAAGCCAGATCAGTTCACCATCAACAATCAGAAGCCGAAGAAGCTGATCTGGGAAAACACCGGCCCGGCGGGCACCCGGATCAGGGCGATAGTGTGACGAAGCGGTAGAGCCCTCACCCCGTCCCGTACCTAGCCGCTCTGATGTAGGGCGGCCCCGTAGGACGAGTCCTCTGCGGGCCGCCGTTTCACTCACCCCGGCCCGTGCTTCGCTGCGATGACGTAGGGGCGGGCCTTCAGGCCCACCCTCGGGCGACCGTGGACGGTCGCCCCTACGGGTGGGTCGCGCGTCGTTCAGGCGTAGGGGCGGGTGTCCACACCCGCCCGGGATTATTTATCCACCGCCATGCACCTAAATGTAGGGCGGGGACTTTAGTCCCCGCCGTTTTTTCTAAACAGCCCTCATCCTCGTCCGCGCCCTGCAGTCCTCACGGCGGGAAAGGTAAACCGCGCAGGACGGCCGTTACGGCTGCTCCGTTTTTATGTACTCCAACAGGCCGCCCGCCCGGCTGATCTCCGCCTCCACGTCGGAGAGCGGCACGCCCGTCACACCCTTCCCGGTGACCAGGTCGGTTACCTCGCCCGAGTCCGTGTCCACCTCGATCTCGTCCCCCTCGGTCACGGCGGAGACTATCCCGGGGCACTCGAGGACCGGGTAACCCAGGTTCACCGCGTTGCGGTAAAAAATCCGCGAGAAGCTCTCGGCGACGATGCAGGCCACGCCGGCGTGCTTGAGGCAGAGGACGGCGTGCTCCCGGGAGCTGCCGCAGCCGAAGTTCTTTCCCGTGACGAGGATGTCTCCGTCCTCGACCTGGGCGACGAAGCCCTCCTTGCCGGGGACGAACTCCAGGGCGTGGGCGGCCATTTCGGAAGGATCGGTCAGCGGCAGGTACTGACCGTGGTAGATCTGGTCGGTGTCAATGTCGTCGCCGACGACCCAGACCTTGCCCCTGAATTTCATCGGGTCTCCCGGTTTTTAAAGGATCGAGGGATCGGTGATGACGCCGCGGGCGGCGCTGGCCGCCGCCGTGGCCGGGCTCGCCAGGTAAATTTCCGCCCCCCGCCCCAGCTTGCCCTCGAAGTTGCGGTTCGAGGTGGAAACGAGCACGTCCCCCGGGGCCAGCACCCCGTGGTGGCCGATGGTGCACAACGAGCAGCCGGGGTTGGTCACCATGGCCCCGGCGCGCATGTAAGTGTCGTAGAGCCCCTCCTCCAGCATCGCCAGGGCCACCTCGGCCGTGGAGGGGACCACGGTGAGCATCACGTCGGGGTGG contains:
- a CDS encoding sulfatase → MDFRTTLAKIWRLTLFGVLVSYAYTAYYFLAQLILGGGNVVWGLIGDGFHQTLLFIIGALFYFPVIGAAASLVVALIATLVTENVRPLSDAWRERIGLIAAAAVTTGVLGLPVEVGTLFTHLRTLLGFVVGLVVGAALVLVAIKWSRIEHWIRRAAGWLLGAAILLFVVFYLFDLGNFTYGEEPATSPGPNILVIISDAHRADIASTFGGEVPTPNLDRLAAAGVRFDRCYSTSNWTLPAVASIYTGTSHVVHGVNGFRPLPNALPNLQGLLSREGYRCWALFCNTAVLPCTNLYAGFDGYVNYDIFRTPMLGILSSSTGPLYAWLSYNLGQLILRCDMQQTKVVTPELAVELSSRLTPGGGTFAYVHLFDPHVPYVPPDRFVPDWVYEGPMGRFLGNDFAGVIREQGPDVIQGDDRRRIIELYRGEVRYEDEIIGRMLDALGEGGALANTAIFFAADHGEELWDHGGWGHGRTMYEEVVRVPLIVRWPGVFPEGVVRDDRVSIADIFPTVLDALGVEYDKGPLVGCSLLLPPDPERVVFAEHSDEKNLVQIKRPSHQITVHAPEGSLILDRDTGDVFYFTHEDTTQRDEAGDEHPESRDRLLGLIEEYDAEQAELRDTYNPGAAGLSHEETAAQLENLRAVGYLQ
- a CDS encoding 3-isopropylmalate dehydratase small subunit, translated to MKFRGKVWVVGDDIDTDQIYHGQYLPLTDPSEMAAHALEFVPGKEGFVAQVEDGDILVTGKNFGCGSSREHAVLCLKHAGVACIVAESFSRIFYRNAVNLGYPVLECPGIVSAVTEGDEIEVDTDSGEVTDLVTGKGVTGVPLSDVEAEISRAGGLLEYIKTEQP
- a CDS encoding nitrilase-related carbon-nitrogen hydrolase; its protein translation is MKLTVGYLQFEPRPGDPELNRRRMVELLTPHRADLVVLPELATSGYCLEAAAMRAAAEPLDGPTAGVLRELARRTGAHYVVGLPELDGGRLFNSALLVGPDGPKAGYRKLHLFGFEPEIFTPGDGEPEPVELLGTKIGLMICFDWIYPETARILTLRGATVLCHPANLVLPHCPDAMVTRCLENRVYAVTADRVGVEEWRGEPMRFIGRSQVVTPAGEVLGRADEDGERFFSVEMDTALAEDKIVRGNDLFAGRRRELYGKLCK
- a CDS encoding NFACT RNA binding domain-containing protein — encoded protein: MYDGLTLSSYLSRWRPLLEGAKVIDALILDAADRSTNAELEDELRAGAAVVFVLGGGGEERELVFVNPGARSGVFLWKKAGLRWAKPRSVRRKQEAGFLRRRLAGAVVSAAQQHGRDRLFRLYLRGSDELGDPASLALHFSLTGRRANLVLEAEQRVIYALRSGPRYGEPFQPVSGGVGTVGEYVAGRRSGEITPRRKRSLAGELVVGVDGVSSTAVTELFRRLSLAPDVVFDQLNAEALDLLAAEGDRLIASADEVRFYPASGVVSSLSLLGLGESRPATEEDETFLVARFEREHRRATLAARLRGELDRISGRRRKAARDKADALDKAAGADDLMHAGQQLLASSDVRGAAPADLTLPEGRTVPLDPEASRLVNAQRLFERAKRNRRAREHAGMLDDLIASLDAEYGELAAALAPDAPLGALADLYARYVESERPTEKGGRALPAKVGRRELPGGFTLYWGRDGHANQFVTFQLARPGDVWFHVQQGSGAHVVVRRPDREAPLPPDVIEEAAGLALKNSAMRTAAHVPVVYTERRYVRHRRGAPGSVFYEREKVIYMDGGT